One Streptomyces sp. CG4 genomic window, GGCGGCCGGGGCGTGATCGAGGGGCCCTTGACGCTGAAGTGGCGGCCCTCGAAGTCGATGTAGTGCAGCTTGTCCCGGTCGACGAAGCGGCCCGTCGCCGTGTCCCGGATCTCGGCGTCGTCCTCCCAGCTGTCCCAGAGCCGGCGCACCACTTCCACATAGTCGGCGGCCTCGTCGAACAGTTCGGTGATCACGTCCTGCGCGGCCGGGCTGTCGTAGGCCTCGATACGGCGGATGGTACGGCGGCCGAAGTGGGCGGCCTCGTTCGGCCGGCCGCTGACCTGCACGCGCAGTCCGGCGCGGCCGGTGCTGACGTAGTCGAGGGTGGCGATTGCCTTGGAGATGTGGAACGGCTCGGTGTGCGTGGACACGACGGTCGGCACCAGGCCTATGTGCCGGGTGAGGGGGGCCACGCGGGAGGCGACGAGGACCGCGTCGAGCCGGCCGCGTATCCGGTCGGTGCGGTCGTCGGGGTCGAGGAAGTGCGAGGACTGCGGGCCGAGACCGTCCTCCAGGGTGACGAGGTCGAGGAGGCCGCGCTCGGCCTCGGCGACCAGGTCGGCCCAGTAGCCGGCGGTGAACAGGTCCCGGGGGCGGGCGACCGGCTCGCGCCAGGAGGCGGGGTGCCATCCGGTGCCGTCCAGGGCCACGGCAAGGTGCAGGTGAGAAGCGGGAGTTGAGGACACGGCGGTGCCTTCCTTGATGTCCGTCCGTACGACAGGACCGGCTCGCGAGGGCAGGCGTCGGCGAGGGCGAGCGCGGTGGGAGGAGACTTGGGCCCTTGAGCCCGGGAGACAGGTCAGCGGCGACAGAGCGCGGCGGACACGCGCTGGAGATCTATGTGCGGCCGGGAGTACAGACGGGCGGACCGGTAGGGGTGCGGGACGCACAGCGGGATTACGTGTGTCACGACCGTCACCTCCGTCCGTCTGCCGGGGCGGACCGTCTCGGCCGCCTGGCGGGTCTCGTCCTGCGTCACAACCGGATCCCGTCTTGAGTCACAACGCACGGCCGGCATGGGTTGTTCCCGCGCACGCGCCTGTTCCGGCGGACTCGTTCGTCCCCGCGCACGAGCCTGTTCCAGCGGACTCGTTCGTCCCCGCGCAGCGGACCCGCGCGATCCGGTTGCGGCGGCGCAGGACGAACCCGATCGACTCGTAGAGCCGGATCGCGCGCGTGTTGTCGGCGGCGGCGTGCAGG contains:
- a CDS encoding LLM class flavin-dependent oxidoreductase, which produces MSSTPASHLHLAVALDGTGWHPASWREPVARPRDLFTAGYWADLVAEAERGLLDLVTLEDGLGPQSSHFLDPDDRTDRIRGRLDAVLVASRVAPLTRHIGLVPTVVSTHTEPFHISKAIATLDYVSTGRAGLRVQVSGRPNEAAHFGRRTIRRIEAYDSPAAQDVITELFDEAADYVEVVRRLWDSWEDDAEIRDTATGRFVDRDKLHYIDFEGRHFSVKGPSITPRPPQGQPLVTALAHQPVGYQLVARQADIGYVTPRDADQARALVAEIRAGQQAAGRAGDTLHVFGDLVVFLDDSRAQAEARRDRLDALAGEPYTSDARIFTGTATQLADVLEELATGGLTGFRLRPAVAGHDLPRISRDLVPELQRRGRFRDAYEADTLRGLLGLARPANRYAASVA
- a CDS encoding putative leader peptide yields the protein MPAVRCDSRRDPVVTQDETRQAAETVRPGRRTEVTVVTHVIPLCVPHPYRSARLYSRPHIDLQRVSAALCRR